A genomic region of Parambassis ranga chromosome 7, fParRan2.1, whole genome shotgun sequence contains the following coding sequences:
- the lrtm1 gene encoding leucine-rich repeat and transmembrane domain-containing protein 1, translating into MRVILVCALLSPLSLSHACPKECSCNSNTKVVDCRGRGLYDIPRRLHPDTQELYLQDNRIRGLGSMAFREIPLVRILDLSNNSITSISPTALLGLRTLQRLSLAHNSLRELDKRLLGPIRSLSHLDVSHNSLWGLPSAMGDSLRNLSHLGLAHNRLTRLDRSLLEALTRLESLTLQGNVWRCDCQLIGLKLWLETYLFKGGVVDEVLCSQPEEMKDRDLQKVPYQLFHACMTTSYHYLFANIHHLESERLLRGHTHGNHAHPSSHALHVPMAIGEGFGGGGGGGGGATECEPKQKHRPVNLRHAIATVIITGVVCGIVCLMMLAAAVYGCAYAAIMAKYQRELKKNEELAAAQAADHATADEKEPLENAIA; encoded by the exons ATGAGAG TGATTCTGGTGTGTGCGCTCCTCTCCCCCCTGTCTTTGTCACATGCCTGCCCGAAGGAGTGCAGCTGCAACAGCAACACCAAAGTAGTAGACTGCAGGGGTCGAGGCCTATATGACATCCCTCGACGACTGCATCCAGACACCCAGGAACTGTATCTCCAGGATAACCGTATCAGGGGCCTGGGATCGATGGCTTTCAGGGAAATACCACTTGTCCGCATTCTCGATCTATCTAATAACTCTATAACATCTATTTCACCAACTGCTCTGCTCGGACTGAGGACTCTGCAGCGCCTCAGCCTGGCCCATAACAGCCTGAGAGAGCTTGACAAAAGGTTGCTTGGACCTATCCGCTCGCTTTCGCACCTTGATGTCTCACACAACAG CTTGTGGGGTTTGCCCAGCGCCATGGGGGACAGTTTGAGGAACCTAAGCCATCTGGGCCTAGCGCACAACAGGCTAACACGATTGGACCGTTCCCTGTTGGAGGCCCTGACACGGCTGGAGAGCCTGACGCTACAAGGCAACGTCTGGAGGTGTGACTGCCAGCTCATAGGCCTCAAACTCTGGCTGGAGACATACCTTTTTAAAG GTGGAGTGGTGGATGAAGTGCTCTGCTCCCAGCCAGAAGAAATGAAGgacagagacctgcagaaagtcCCTTATCAGCTCTTCCATGCCTGCATGACTACAAGCTACCATTATCTGTTCGCCAACATACACCACCTGGAGTCTGAGAGGCTACTGCGAGGCCACACCCATGGCAATCATGCTCATCCCTCTAGCCACGCTCTCCATGTTCCCATGGCAATAGGAGAGGgttttggtggtggtggaggaggcggcggcggaGCAACAGAATGTGAACCTAAGCAGAAGCATCGGCCTGTCAACTTGCGCCACGCTATTGCCACGGTGATCATCACAGGTGTTGTGTGTGGGATTGTGTGTCTGATGATGCTAGCCGCAGCAGTGTATGGCTGCGCATATGCTGCTATCATGGCCAAATATCAGCGGGAGCTAAAGAAGAACGAGGAGTTGGCAGCAGCACAAGCGGCAGATCACGCCACAGCAGATGAGAAGGAGCCGCTGGAGAACGCTATCGCCTAG